The genomic window GTTATTATGATTTGATATACTAGAAAGTGCTTCTTCAAGTCCTGAAGCCAACCATAGGCTATTACACTCGCCCAAAAGGGCAAACAAACTTGTACGATCTATAGAACCAGACAACATCCATGGTTTGTGAAGTTTGGCCGAAACTCGAACAATTTCTACCACTCTATAAATTTCTCCAAGTGCATGGACATACTGAACACCTATGTCAACCCACAAccgcagaaaaagaaagaggtTAATTCATACTCCATAAGTTCATTTGCATCAACAGCACATGACAGGGCATGATTTAATCATCGACCTTACCTTTTGGGATAGATAATAACTGGTCATGGACATTCTTTTTCACTGCTTCCGTCCAGATATAAGCACCGTGTTTCAGCTCTTGAGAACAAACAAAGGCAATCTTGGACCATATTGTAAGATAATTAGATTGTTCTTCTCCTGATCCCAACTTGAGAATTCTTAATGTTGATACTGCATCTTTCAAGAGTTCCATAGCAGATTTTATATCCGTCTCGGCCTATCCAAATACAAATAGAATCATGCAATAACAAGTGCTGTCAAGCTAAATGGCACAGTAAGGAAGAGGATTATCAATAAAATACAACAAGAAAATATAACCCTCATCCATTCCATTAATCTTAAGAACGCACAAATATCATTACTTATGCTAAAATCACTTATATCCTTATATATTTAGTATATAACTAAAAAGATCCTGCAGTCGTTTACATTACTATATATTTGCATGCACAAAAGAATAAAACTTGAAAAATACAATGCTCAACATTTTCAAGAGATAGACATACCATAGCCAACCTTGATGGTAGCTGGTATTCTGATTCAAGAGGTAGGAACTTAGGTTCCTTCAAAACTTTAAGAAGCTCATCAAAGTTCACATTTCTCGGTGAATAATTTTCAGAGAGATATTCAACAGGTACGCTCATATGATGCTGATGCAGCATCTCAGAAAATTCCTGTAAAAGAAAAGATAAGTAGAAACAAGGCTGAAACTATTATCAAGGAAAGACATACACAAATAACAAGTTTTAGAAAATCATTTTCACAATAGCATTCACTAGAGGCTTAGCTAAATCATTTTTTACAGAGGCCTTTAACCCAACGAATTTTCACAATAGCATTCACTAGTGGCTTAGCTAAATCATTTTTGACAGAGGCCTTTAACCCAATGAACACAAATCACAACCATGCCATTACGCGGGTTCTATAGACTCGGGGTTCTGGTAGATTTCGTGATAAAATCCTGCCAGATCTAGCTTGAGATTTTCCAGTTCTCTCACGGAGCAAATTCTATTCCCCAATCCCCTTCCCTATCCCTAGGTTGTACTATTTCTGTTGTTAGGTTAAAACAAATAGCTACAGGCCacaacaaaaatattagatAGAAAATTTGATATAGTCATAAACTAGTTCATGTACCTGAATTTCCACCTCAAGAGCTTTTACTTTCGCCTCTTCGCCCGATTGAGCCGCAACATCTTGAGCTTTCTAAGATTATTTGTTGGTGAATAATTTCAGTCAGTATCATCCAATTTTTATCTAAGAAATACCAGAAAAGGTTACCTACCTTAAGGTTCTGAAGATGGAATAGGAGCTCATTGCACAATTCATCCTTCAAATTGCTAAAAAACTCCACACAATCTGACAGTTCTAATTCAGTTGATAACTGTGTCAGTAAATCTCTGTGATCTATAGTAGATGCCTGATCTTGACCACCTGTTCTAGATATAGCATCCTTAAATTCCCATGAATCATCTTCAAAACCATCATTACCATTGATCAAATCAGAATTTAAAACTTTCAGGGAAGTCTGCAACCCATTCTCATTGAATTCTGTTGGATGATTAAAAGAAGTGTTTTGTGCAGATTCCTGGGTGAATGTGGTTTCAGGTGAAGCATCCTTAAAGTCCCCAAAGTCATCATCAAAATCATCACTGTTATCCAAATTGGAGCCTGATAATTCGGGGGAGCCAAATGTCTCATTTCCACTTGCTTTTGGTGTCACATTAGGAGAAGTTTTGTTTTCAGTTTGACTATATAAAGTCCATATCAAGTCATTGATAGATAAGTTGGAACCAGGATTATTGAGGTTGTTATGCGTTGGAGATACTGGTGGATAGGGAGACAAATCTTGCGACACAGAATGTTCATTTGTATCGGGCATATCATCGCCAAAAATTGACAGAGGTAAGGCTTCCCTACGATTCTCTGAAGTTATTAGCGGCTTCTGGAAATAGAAAGAACAGTAGCATGGACAATATGTTTAAAGAGTATGAAGATTATTCGACAATTAGACAAAATAATGTGCCATCAGACtgatccataaaaaaaattagtagatcCGCAAGCCAAGTTTAAGAACTCAAGATGGAATctccttttttaaaaattaaacccAGACATTACCCCAcgatatataaaatatgatatcaaaTTGATTCAGTACCTCATGTTTTATTCCTTTTTCTGTGACTGCATCCTTTGATTCAGACACATTGACATCTGAATCAACATTCATATTGGTTGGGGATGCATTGCTTTTGTTGTTTTCATCGTGGTTGTTATCGCCTTTGAAGTATGACTCTGAAAATAGACTATCTTCAACCATGGAACTGGTATTTAAGTCAAAGCCAAAGCCCCACCCATTAGATTGATGAGATTTTGATGCAAGAGATGGGTCGAGAGTACTATCGGAAGCTCCACCATCATCATTGAGTGCTTCTATAGCAGTAGGATATATATTATCCTTTTTTGGTGCTTCCTAATACCAAAAATCCACAATCAGATTGTGAAAATGAATAGACCATAGTAATCCAAATAATGTTACATAAAATGAGGAAACTATGTTAAAAAAACCAACCAAAGTTTGATTCGATCCAGGCCATGAATGTGCATTTGTCACCTTCTCAAATGTTTGATTGAACAAAGTAAGCCCGGCTCCACTTTCATTTGATTCACTTTTCGGACCTGCCTGTGAGCTTTGAGCTGCAGAACTTGGACTGAACTCAAACCCCAGGTGCCATTCACCAACCACACTATTACCATGCTTTGGCGCTTCAAcctttataatataataatacagATTATCACAATAATGAAACACATTgcctaaagaaaaaaaaacgtttGTATAATTAAGCAAGCGCATGTTATTTCATTGACATGAATCTCTTGCCCAAAAGCATAGCTTAATATATTACACCAAAACCTAAATGTTACTACAACAGTCACCAGCACAAAATGTAAATCATGTATAACAATTGGTCAATAACCCACTTACATTGCTTTCCAAcctttttttcttgtttcaattcAATCAATTAGCCTTTGTTCCTCCCATTGAAACATAAATACATGAATATGTACAACAGTGCATAGCTTTCCTAAAACTAGTTTCTATTGAacaaaccataaaaaatatCCAACGCCGTTATTTTAAGTGAATAGAACAAAAATCAAGCAATAAACTTAAGATGAATACTAAGTTTATAATACATTCAGGCATTCACATCAGCTTCAGGTTTTCAACAATTCAATCAGGTCCATTACCTTAACATTTGAGTTATTGTTTCCAGTTCCCCATTCCGCAGACTTGAATTCCCATCCATCATCGTCCTCGTCTTGATTCAAATCGCTTGTGTTTGAGTTCATTGGTCCATCAGCGCTTGGATTGGGACCATCAACATTGGAAATCGTAACTGATCCATTGTGAGTAGGATATATATTATCCTTTTTTGGTGCTTCCTAATGCCAAAAATCCACAATCAGATTGTGTAAATGCATAATACTTGATCATGTAAACAATGTTGCATAAAATGAGTAAACTATGTTAACAAAACCAACCAAAGATTGATTTGGTCCTGGCCATGAATGTGTATTCGGCAACTTCCCAAAAGTTTGATTGAACATAGTAAGCCCATCTCCAGTTTGATTTGATTCACTTTTCGGACCTGCCAGTGGGCTGTGAGATGCAGAAATTGGACTAAACTCAAATCCCAGCTGCCAGTCATCAACTTTGTTAGAAATCTCAGCGGATGAATCCGGCAAAACACCAACCGCACTGTTACCATGCTTTGGCGTTTCAACCTTTAAAATATAATACAGACTATTAGTGTAATGAAGCCCATTacattaaaaaagaaatgtCTGTACAATTAAGCTAGCACTGTGATGAATCATGAAATGAATCTCTTTCACAAAAGCATAGCTTCTTAATATATTATTCCAAAACGTAAATGTTACTAGACCAGTCACCATCACAAAAAGTAAagcattcatttttttaagacACGGTATCCGGCCCAAGGACTAACTAATCCGAGGGACATCAATCCCACCATCCTCTAGCGGAGGGACCCATTTGAAGTATGGACTGATCCAACACTGGAAGTGGTGCCGGAAGGATTTGAAAAGTAAAGTACTTATAACAATTGATCGATAACTAACTTGCATTTCATTCCAgcc from Trifolium pratense cultivar HEN17-A07 linkage group LG1, ARS_RC_1.1, whole genome shotgun sequence includes these protein-coding regions:
- the LOC123899001 gene encoding uncharacterized protein LOC123899001 isoform X2; the protein is MAEDEEDDESFGDFKFASFSNQQFPSTSVQNNGWGGFNGTTTTASKPFDLFTVSSDPLAKRVNVTNGVSVQANKARGAIPLSIFGEEEDQEPVSSSGDFFSGNGGGVVKNGSGLNGGVGGGVGISDLISNLYHQKTQVSSVNGSVSMSNVDSSNRSDDGAMKLNANANDLNRDEDEEDDDGWEFKSAEWENGNRSLDAKLGFEFSPISASHSPLAGPKSESNQTGDGLTMFNQTFGKLPNTHSWPGPNQSLEAPKKDNIYPTHNGSVTISNVDGPNPSADGPMNSNTSDLNQDEDDDGWEFKSAEWGTGNNNSNVKVEAPKHGNSVVGEWHLGFEFSPSSAAQSSQAGPKSESNESGAGLTLFNQTFEKVTNAHSWPGSNQTLEAPKKDNIYPTAIEALNDDGGASDSTLDPSLASKSHQSNGWGFGFDLNTSSMVEDSLFSESYFKGDNNHDENNKSNASPTNMNVDSDVNVSESKDAVTEKGIKHEKPLITSENRREALPLSIFGDDMPDTNEHSVSQDLSPYPPVSPTHNNLNNPGSNLSINDLIWTLYSQTENKTSPNVTPKASGNETFGSPELSGSNLDNSDDFDDDFGDFKDASPETTFTQESAQNTSFNHPTEFNENGLQTSLKVLNSDLINGNDGFEDDSWEFKDAISRTGGQDQASTIDHRDLLTQLSTELELSDCVEFFSNLKDELCNELLFHLQNLKKAQDVAAQSGEEAKVKALEVEIQEFSEMLHQHHMSVPVEYLSENYSPRNVNFDELLKVLKEPKFLPLESEYQLPSRLAMAETDIKSAMELLKDAVSTLRILKLGSGEEQSNYLTIWSKIAFVCSQELKHGAYIWTEAVKKNVHDQLLSIPKGVQYVHALGEIYRVVEIVRVSAKLHKPWMLSGSIDRTSLFALLGECNSLWLASGLEEALSSISNHNNFDVDGISRELVQSIKYIHELDEHALQSHVISGEETMCQLSALPADCLPGLNFATWNGKPCFVKLANLWLNLISSDPPK
- the LOC123899001 gene encoding uncharacterized protein LOC123899001 isoform X1, yielding MAEDEEDDESFGDFKFASFSNQQFPSTSVQNNGWGGFNGTTTTASKPFDLFTVSSDPLAKRVNVTNGVSVQANKARGAIPLSIFGEEEDQEPVSSSGDFFSGNGGGVVKNGSGLNGGVGGGVGISDLISNLYHQKTQVSSVNGSVSMSNVDSSNRSDDGAMKLNANANDLNRDEDEEDDDGWEFKSAEWENGNRSLDAKVETPKHGNSAVGVLPDSSAEISNKVDDWQLGFEFSPISASHSPLAGPKSESNQTGDGLTMFNQTFGKLPNTHSWPGPNQSLEAPKKDNIYPTHNGSVTISNVDGPNPSADGPMNSNTSDLNQDEDDDGWEFKSAEWGTGNNNSNVKVEAPKHGNSVVGEWHLGFEFSPSSAAQSSQAGPKSESNESGAGLTLFNQTFEKVTNAHSWPGSNQTLEAPKKDNIYPTAIEALNDDGGASDSTLDPSLASKSHQSNGWGFGFDLNTSSMVEDSLFSESYFKGDNNHDENNKSNASPTNMNVDSDVNVSESKDAVTEKGIKHEKPLITSENRREALPLSIFGDDMPDTNEHSVSQDLSPYPPVSPTHNNLNNPGSNLSINDLIWTLYSQTENKTSPNVTPKASGNETFGSPELSGSNLDNSDDFDDDFGDFKDASPETTFTQESAQNTSFNHPTEFNENGLQTSLKVLNSDLINGNDGFEDDSWEFKDAISRTGGQDQASTIDHRDLLTQLSTELELSDCVEFFSNLKDELCNELLFHLQNLKKAQDVAAQSGEEAKVKALEVEIQEFSEMLHQHHMSVPVEYLSENYSPRNVNFDELLKVLKEPKFLPLESEYQLPSRLAMAETDIKSAMELLKDAVSTLRILKLGSGEEQSNYLTIWSKIAFVCSQELKHGAYIWTEAVKKNVHDQLLSIPKGVQYVHALGEIYRVVEIVRVSAKLHKPWMLSGSIDRTSLFALLGECNSLWLASGLEEALSSISNHNNFDVDGISRELVQSIKYIHELDEHALQSHVISGEETMCQLSALPADCLPGLNFATWNGKPCFVKLANLWLNLISSDPPK